One region of Deinococcus aerolatus genomic DNA includes:
- a CDS encoding transposase: protein MPKTREIYTFQFKQEAGQLVKTTGKSRAQVARDLGLPPHHVMRWRQQNEK, encoded by the coding sequence ATGCCCAAAACCAGAGAAATCTACACATTTCAATTCAAGCAGGAAGCTGGCCAGCTCGTCAAAACGACTGGCAAGAGCCGTGCCCAGGTCGCGCGTGACCTGGGCCTTCCCCCTCACCACGTCATGCGCTGGCGACAGCAAAACGAGAAGTAG
- a CDS encoding PepSY-associated TM helix domain-containing protein: protein MRTRPRASRPRTLKARSHVWVRWLHTYTSMISLLVVLFFALTGITLNHPDWAFGGSEVRREVMGTLPKGWISAGKVDWLTVAEELRAQHGLRGRAGETRIDGTEASISFLGPGYSADTYIDTATGNYHTTVLAQGGVAVLNDLHKGRDTGRAWKWLIDVSGGILTLVAVTGIGILLYLKKTRAQALMVMGVASLIVLVLGWRALG from the coding sequence GTGCGGACGCGGCCTCGGGCCTCCCGCCCCCGTACCCTCAAGGCCCGCAGCCACGTGTGGGTACGCTGGCTGCACACCTACACCTCCATGATCAGTCTGCTGGTGGTGCTGTTCTTCGCCCTGACTGGTATCACCCTCAATCACCCCGACTGGGCGTTCGGTGGCTCGGAAGTGCGGCGCGAGGTCATGGGCACCCTGCCCAAAGGCTGGATCAGCGCCGGCAAGGTGGACTGGCTGACGGTGGCCGAGGAACTGCGCGCCCAACACGGCCTCAGGGGCCGAGCGGGAGAGACGCGAATCGACGGCACCGAGGCCAGCATCTCGTTCCTGGGGCCGGGGTACAGCGCCGACACCTACATCGACACGGCCACCGGCAACTACCACACCACCGTGCTGGCGCAGGGCGGCGTGGCGGTTCTGAATGACCTGCACAAGGGCCGGGATACGGGTAGAGCCTGGAAGTGGCTGATTGATGTCAGCGGCGGGATCCTGACGCTGGTGGCGGTGACGGGTATCGGCATTCTGCTGTACTTGAAAAAGACCCGCGCTCAGGCGCTGATGGTCATGGGCGTCGCCTCGCTGATCGTGCTTGTGCTGGGTTGGCGGGCGCTGGGCTAA
- a CDS encoding DUF2271 domain-containing protein produces the protein MTDTRRTFLRKLAAAGTALTFSRVFPGSLASAASGKPWTSGMALDVSFTVATQASGRIKRPYVAVWIENEAGSTVRNLTVWVQQNRLNPRWLAELRRWTRQNTELLGTVSSATRNPGTYAVKWDGKTDRGALAEQGDYYVCIETAREHGPYSLVREKVTVGASAFKKTLGADNDIEAASVAYGKA, from the coding sequence ATGACCGACACCCGCCGCACCTTCCTCCGCAAACTGGCCGCCGCAGGCACAGCCCTCACCTTTTCACGCGTCTTTCCGGGCAGTCTCGCCAGCGCCGCAAGTGGCAAGCCCTGGACCTCCGGCATGGCGCTGGACGTGAGCTTCACGGTGGCCACCCAGGCCAGCGGACGGATCAAACGCCCCTACGTCGCCGTCTGGATCGAGAACGAGGCGGGCAGCACCGTTCGCAACCTGACCGTCTGGGTACAGCAAAATCGCCTGAATCCGCGCTGGCTGGCCGAACTGCGCCGCTGGACCCGGCAGAACACTGAGCTGCTCGGGACCGTCAGCAGCGCCACCCGCAATCCCGGCACCTACGCGGTCAAGTGGGACGGCAAGACCGACAGGGGCGCGCTGGCCGAGCAGGGAGACTATTACGTGTGTATCGAGACCGCCCGCGAACACGGCCCCTACAGCCTGGTCCGCGAGAAAGTGACGGTGGGGGCCAGCGCCTTTAAGAAAACGCTGGGCGCAGACAACGACATCGAGGCCGCCAGTGTCGCTTACGGCAAAGCCTGA
- a CDS encoding FAD:protein FMN transferase, which produces MLQSLTSLIRPPYRLHSVYERLLGTEVEIQVVARSRAQAEAAEAAALGELERLSAVFNRFDPDSELSRWLTRPGERIHLSPELQTVLALAEGWRVETGGAFHPGADALGRLWQTAAAQGQGPDAGELAAAVGRLQAVPWTLHPDGAATLHATSPLGLDALAKGWIVDRMAELAWDSPGIQAVLINAGGDLRTLGGQGLEVTVADPFSARDDASPLTTVHVQNGALASSGSAHRGVQVGEEWHSHLMDPRSGQPVQHVPGVTVTAPDCATADALATALSVLGVAEGLALVNTLPGCAALVVTREGQRFLSSLWPPDGPAY; this is translated from the coding sequence ATGCTTCAGTCACTCACCTCTCTGATCCGGCCCCCTTACCGGCTCCACAGCGTCTACGAGCGGCTGCTGGGCACGGAGGTCGAGATCCAGGTGGTGGCCCGGAGCCGCGCTCAGGCCGAGGCTGCCGAGGCTGCCGCGCTGGGTGAACTGGAGCGGCTGAGCGCGGTGTTCAACCGTTTTGATCCGGACAGCGAACTGTCCCGCTGGCTCACCCGACCCGGTGAGCGGATTCATCTCAGCCCCGAATTGCAGACCGTACTGGCCCTGGCCGAGGGGTGGCGCGTAGAAACGGGCGGGGCCTTTCATCCCGGTGCGGACGCCCTGGGCAGGCTGTGGCAGACGGCCGCTGCACAGGGCCAGGGGCCGGACGCTGGGGAGTTGGCAGCGGCGGTCGGCCGCTTACAGGCAGTTCCCTGGACCCTGCACCCGGACGGCGCCGCCACACTGCATGCCACGTCTCCATTGGGGCTGGACGCGCTGGCGAAAGGATGGATCGTGGACCGCATGGCCGAGCTGGCCTGGGACTCTCCTGGCATTCAGGCCGTGCTGATCAATGCGGGCGGGGACTTGCGAACGCTGGGCGGGCAAGGGCTGGAGGTCACGGTGGCCGATCCGTTCAGCGCCCGCGACGACGCGTCGCCGCTGACCACCGTGCATGTCCAGAACGGCGCACTTGCCAGCAGTGGGAGCGCCCACCGGGGCGTGCAGGTGGGCGAGGAGTGGCACTCCCACCTGATGGACCCCCGCAGTGGTCAGCCGGTTCAGCACGTTCCTGGCGTGACCGTCACGGCCCCTGACTGCGCCACTGCCGACGCGCTTGCCACAGCGCTGAGCGTGCTTGGCGTCGCGGAGGGCCTGGCCCTGGTCAATACCCTGCCCGGCTGCGCGGCCCTGGTGGTCACGCGGGAAGGACAGCGCTTTCTCAGCAGCCTGTGGCCTCCAGATGGGCCAGCCTACTGA
- a CDS encoding ABC transporter permease, which yields MTTTSDLVRDAAGPAPASLPLRRGGIGLGGAFTIAWRAIIGTPMRSILTALGVIIGVAAVVALTAIGQGSTAGVTGRLEALGTNLLTVQSARGGGGGTLVRGGPRQTITIKDAEALAAAFGDRVSGVAPSVNSNVQAKLGSLNTQAGVVGTWPAYATVRNSPVEAGNYFTQADVDGRKRTAVIGHQVLVDLWGEGAAPEEALNQKIRLGSVTFTVVGVLPDKGNSGFGNANSQVLVPLSTYLQRFSRTNSAGGQPTVSNVYISAADAKDLTALQTDVTDLLSVRHDQTDPENLDFQVQNQADSLASLNAITSTLTILVGAIAGISLLVGGIGIMNIMLVSVTERTREIGVRKALGAKPRDILTQFLVEASLLSIGGGIIGLGLGVAAAYAGNFFDIAPVFSATPIVIAFIFSALVGIFFGYYPAARAARLDPVDSLRYE from the coding sequence ATGACCACCACCTCTGATCTGGTGCGTGATGCTGCGGGCCCGGCGCCTGCCTCTCTTCCCCTGCGGCGCGGCGGCATTGGCCTGGGCGGGGCCTTCACGATTGCGTGGCGGGCGATCATCGGCACCCCGATGCGCAGCATCCTGACGGCGCTGGGCGTGATCATTGGCGTGGCGGCGGTGGTGGCGTTGACGGCCATCGGGCAGGGCAGCACGGCGGGCGTCACGGGGCGCCTGGAAGCGCTGGGCACCAACCTGCTGACCGTTCAGAGTGCGCGCGGCGGCGGGGGCGGCACCCTGGTGCGCGGCGGCCCGCGCCAGACCATCACCATCAAGGACGCCGAGGCGCTGGCCGCCGCCTTTGGAGACCGCGTGAGCGGCGTGGCCCCCAGTGTGAACAGCAACGTGCAGGCCAAGCTGGGCAGCCTGAACACCCAGGCGGGCGTGGTGGGAACCTGGCCCGCCTACGCCACGGTACGCAACAGCCCTGTCGAGGCGGGCAATTACTTCACGCAGGCCGACGTGGACGGCCGCAAGCGCACCGCCGTGATTGGCCACCAGGTGCTGGTGGACCTGTGGGGCGAGGGCGCGGCCCCTGAAGAGGCCCTGAACCAGAAGATTCGCCTGGGCAGCGTGACCTTTACCGTGGTGGGCGTGCTGCCCGACAAGGGCAACAGCGGCTTCGGCAACGCCAACAGCCAGGTGCTGGTGCCCCTGAGCACCTACCTGCAACGTTTCTCGCGCACCAACAGTGCGGGCGGGCAGCCCACGGTCAGCAACGTGTACATCTCGGCGGCGGACGCCAAAGATCTGACCGCGCTGCAGACCGACGTGACTGATCTGCTCAGCGTGCGCCATGACCAGACCGATCCCGAGAACCTCGACTTTCAGGTGCAGAACCAAGCCGACAGTCTGGCAAGCCTGAATGCCATCACCTCCACGCTGACCATCCTGGTGGGCGCCATCGCCGGCATCAGCCTGCTGGTAGGCGGCATCGGCATCATGAACATCATGCTGGTTTCGGTCACCGAGCGCACCCGCGAAATCGGCGTGCGCAAGGCGCTTGGGGCTAAACCGCGCGACATTCTGACGCAGTTTCTGGTGGAGGCCTCGCTGCTGTCCATCGGCGGCGGCATCATCGGCCTGGGGCTGGGCGTCGCGGCGGCCTACGCCGGCAACTTCTTTGACATCGCGCCGGTGTTCAGCGCCACGCCCATCGTTATCGCCTTCATCTTCAGCGCGCTGGTGGGCATCTTCTTCGGCTACTACCCGGCGGCGCGAGCAGCGCGGCTCGATCCGGTGGACAGCCTGCGCTACGAGTGA
- a CDS encoding ABC transporter ATP-binding protein codes for MTAPALVPPEVSSRIPPVVDLRGVRKVYEQGEMVFEALKGVDVQIAQGEMVALMGPSGSGKTTLMQIIGLLDRPSAGSYHLAGRDVTTLSENERAEARNTDIGFVFQAFHLLPRLNLLENVEVPLTYAGVPAAERRDRALDVLRRVGLGDKARNLPSQISGGQKQRVAVARALAGNPRLLLADEPTGNLDTRTGEEVMALFGELHAEGTTVILVTHEPDIGAYAERVIRVRDGVVEADQRQTPRRGGP; via the coding sequence ATGACGGCCCCGGCCCTCGTTCCACCAGAAGTCTCCTCTCGCATTCCACCTGTGGTGGATCTGCGCGGCGTCCGCAAGGTCTACGAGCAGGGCGAAATGGTGTTCGAGGCCTTGAAGGGCGTGGACGTGCAGATTGCCCAGGGTGAGATGGTGGCGCTGATGGGACCTTCAGGCAGCGGCAAGACCACGCTGATGCAGATCATCGGGCTGCTGGACCGCCCCAGCGCGGGCAGCTACCATCTGGCTGGGCGTGACGTAACCACCCTGTCCGAGAACGAACGCGCCGAGGCCCGCAACACCGACATCGGCTTCGTGTTTCAGGCGTTTCACCTGCTGCCCCGCCTGAACCTGCTGGAGAACGTGGAGGTGCCGCTGACCTACGCGGGGGTGCCTGCCGCTGAGCGCCGGGACCGCGCCCTGGACGTGCTGCGCCGTGTGGGCCTGGGGGACAAGGCCCGCAACCTGCCCAGCCAGATCAGCGGCGGGCAAAAACAGCGGGTGGCGGTGGCGCGCGCTCTGGCCGGAAACCCCAGATTGCTGCTGGCCGATGAGCCGACCGGGAACCTGGACACCCGCACCGGGGAGGAGGTGATGGCCCTGTTCGGTGAACTGCACGCCGAAGGCACCACCGTCATCCTGGTCACGCACGAGCCGGACATCGGGGCGTACGCCGAGCGCGTCATCCGTGTGCGTGACGGCGTGGTGGAAGCCGATCAGCGGCAGACGCCCAGACGGGGCGGCCCATGA
- a CDS encoding efflux RND transporter periplasmic adaptor subunit, with product MTTTTPTTRSRVARPRRWPLFVLGALLLGSVGGGIYLARTQAGTSVPASTVVTAQVQRGQVRISVSGPGTLEPAATRTVGADQAGTVGSVPPVGERVSRGQLLTRLSSDAVEQSVQTAQLNLDKARASLDATRAGQTSSAAQRGSSVSSASNSVAQAQQSLAEAQRNLDGQRQLHAIGALSTADLNAAQASVDRAQLTLASARASLGAAQTQNTSGQNSDAETLRGAQIAVQQAQAALGTAQQSRASLKLYAPISGVVSTVSADAGTVVGSGATILTILDDTTLNLPVQIDETEIAGVQAGQTAEVTLDAYDGQTFTGEVVRVSPGATQSSGISVFTATVTLPNPDGQLRSGMTAEAEIIQSQERGLLIPSRAIQTVRNRSYVEVPGAAGAEPQRVRVTTGATDGTNTVVTEGLESGQDVIVPGTTRSTSGSSSGTRNSGFGGVPGGGIPGGGFGGGR from the coding sequence GTGACCACTACTACTCCCACCACGCGCAGCAGGGTGGCACGCCCGCGCCGCTGGCCGCTGTTCGTGCTGGGCGCGCTGCTGCTGGGCAGCGTGGGCGGCGGCATCTACTTGGCCCGCACGCAGGCTGGGACGTCTGTTCCGGCATCCACGGTGGTCACCGCGCAGGTGCAGCGCGGCCAGGTCCGCATCAGCGTCAGCGGCCCCGGCACACTGGAGCCAGCAGCCACCCGCACCGTGGGGGCCGATCAGGCGGGCACCGTGGGCAGTGTGCCGCCGGTGGGCGAGCGGGTCAGCAGGGGTCAGCTGCTGACCCGACTGAGCAGCGACGCGGTGGAGCAGAGCGTTCAGACCGCGCAACTGAATCTGGACAAGGCCCGGGCCAGCCTGGACGCCACCCGCGCAGGCCAGACCAGCAGCGCCGCGCAGCGCGGCAGCAGCGTGAGCAGCGCCAGCAACAGCGTCGCGCAGGCCCAGCAGAGTCTTGCCGAGGCGCAGCGCAACCTGGACGGCCAGCGGCAGCTTCATGCCATCGGAGCGCTGTCCACGGCTGATCTGAACGCCGCGCAGGCCAGCGTGGACAGGGCGCAGCTGACGCTGGCCAGCGCCCGCGCGTCCCTGGGGGCAGCCCAGACGCAGAACACCAGCGGGCAAAACAGTGACGCCGAGACCCTGCGCGGGGCGCAGATCGCCGTGCAACAGGCCCAGGCCGCGCTGGGGACCGCGCAGCAGTCACGCGCCAGCCTCAAGCTTTACGCGCCGATCAGCGGCGTGGTCAGCACCGTCAGCGCCGATGCGGGCACGGTGGTGGGCAGCGGGGCCACCATCCTGACCATTCTGGACGACACCACCCTGAATCTGCCCGTGCAGATCGATGAGACCGAGATTGCGGGAGTGCAGGCTGGACAGACCGCAGAAGTGACGCTCGACGCCTACGACGGCCAGACCTTCACGGGCGAGGTCGTGCGGGTGTCGCCGGGCGCCACCCAGTCCAGCGGCATCAGCGTGTTTACCGCCACCGTGACGCTGCCCAACCCGGACGGTCAGCTCAGAAGTGGCATGACCGCCGAGGCCGAGATCATCCAGTCCCAGGAACGTGGGCTGCTGATCCCCAGCCGAGCCATCCAGACCGTGCGGAACCGCAGCTACGTCGAGGTTCCCGGGGCAGCGGGCGCGGAGCCGCAACGCGTGCGTGTCACGACCGGGGCCACCGATGGCACGAATACTGTCGTGACCGAGGGGCTGGAGTCGGGGCAGGACGTGATTGTGCCGGGCACCACGCGCAGCACCTCTGGCAGCAGTTCCGGCACCCGCAACAGCGGTTTTGGCGGCGTGCCTGGGGGCGGCATTCCTGGCGGCGGCTTTGGCGGTGGGCGATGA
- a CDS encoding TolC family protein — MNRQHLLLTASLFLLPAAVAQTTASVGAGAAVTAALTNNADVKTAQANLDKAQAANRAAQADPSALVAAKQGASGGESLAQAALRGARMNTLQSTVTAYTGLLEAQENVALQTLQVSVDSKAVQVAQVKQGIGNATALDVTNAQNTLSGSQQNLADAKAQVTLASARLSTLTGLGSGVRAAGVANVPKLSTSLSKLQAGLGTLASQVSASNDLAAAQLNVKLADNDFTPARTLQDARTALSNAQRSVDSAAKNATQTLASAYQTAQNSYELLGVAQAREAAANRTYTQDAARLKSGTISAVELQGSQLALKKAQYSRLQAQDNVLEALAALSVASGQNLTGIGGAL, encoded by the coding sequence ATGAACCGTCAACATCTGCTCCTGACCGCCTCCCTGTTCCTGTTGCCCGCAGCCGTGGCCCAGACCACGGCCAGCGTGGGGGCCGGCGCCGCCGTCACCGCCGCACTGACCAACAACGCCGACGTGAAGACCGCACAGGCCAATCTGGACAAGGCGCAGGCGGCCAACCGCGCCGCCCAGGCCGATCCCAGCGCGCTGGTGGCCGCAAAACAGGGCGCTTCCGGCGGCGAGTCGCTGGCCCAGGCTGCCCTGCGCGGGGCACGCATGAACACCCTGCAAAGCACCGTCACGGCCTACACGGGGCTGCTGGAGGCGCAGGAGAACGTGGCGCTCCAGACGCTGCAGGTCTCGGTGGACAGCAAGGCCGTGCAGGTGGCGCAGGTCAAGCAGGGCATTGGCAACGCCACCGCACTGGACGTGACCAATGCCCAGAACACGCTGTCGGGCAGCCAGCAGAATCTGGCGGACGCCAAGGCCCAGGTGACCCTCGCCAGTGCGCGGCTGTCCACCCTGACTGGCCTGGGCAGCGGGGTACGGGCCGCAGGCGTGGCCAATGTGCCCAAGCTCAGCACGTCCCTGAGCAAGTTGCAGGCCGGACTGGGCACGCTGGCGTCGCAGGTGTCCGCCAGCAATGATCTGGCCGCCGCGCAACTGAACGTGAAGCTGGCCGACAACGACTTCACCCCGGCCCGCACGCTTCAGGACGCCCGCACCGCCCTCTCCAATGCGCAGCGCAGCGTGGACAGCGCCGCGAAGAATGCCACCCAGACGCTGGCCAGCGCGTATCAGACCGCCCAGAACAGTTACGAACTGCTGGGCGTGGCACAGGCGCGTGAGGCGGCCGCCAACAGGACCTACACCCAGGACGCTGCCCGCCTCAAGAGCGGCACCATCAGTGCAGTGGAGCTGCAGGGCTCGCAACTGGCCCTGAAAAAGGCGCAGTATTCGCGCCTGCAGGCACAGGACAATGTGCTGGAGGCGTTGGCAGCCCTGTCGGTGGCCAGCGGGCAGAACCTGACTGGAATTGGCGGGGCGCTGTGA